One region of Nycticebus coucang isolate mNycCou1 chromosome 10, mNycCou1.pri, whole genome shotgun sequence genomic DNA includes:
- the KIRREL1 gene encoding kin of IRRE-like protein 1 isoform X2 has protein sequence MLSLLVWILTLSDTFSQGTQTRFSQEPADQTVVAGQRAVLPCVLLNYSGIVQWTKDGLALGMGQGLKAWPRYRVVGSADAGQYNLEITDAELSDDASYECQATEAALRSRRAKLTVLIPPEDTRIDGGPVILLQAGTPHNLTCRAFNAKPAATIIWFRDGTQQEGAVATTELLKDGKRETTVSQLLINPTDLDIGRVFTCRSMNEAIPSGKETSIELDVHHPPTVTLSIEPQTVQEGERVVFTCQATANPEILGYRWAKGGFLIEDAHESRYETNVDYSFFTEPVSCEVHNKVGSTNVSTLVNVHFAPRIVVDPKPTTTDIGSDVTLTCVWVGNPPLTLTWTKKDSNMVLSNSNQLLLKSVTQADAGTYICRAIVPRIGVAEREVPLYVNGPPIISSEAVQYAVRGDGGKVECFIGSTPPPDRIAWAWKENFLEVGTLERYTVERTNSGSGVLSTLTINNVMEADFQTHYNCTAWNSFGPGTAIIQLEEREVLPVGVIAGATIGASILLIFFFIALVFFLYRRRKGSRKDVTLRKLDIKVETVNREPLTMHSDREDDTTSVSTATRVMKAIYSSFKDDVDLKQDLRCDTMDTREEYEMKDPTNGYYNVRAHEDRPSSRAVLYADYRAPGPTRFDGRPSSRLSHSSGYAQLNTYSRAPTSDYGPEPTPPGPAAPAGTDTTSQLSYENYEKFNSHPFPGAAGYPTYRLGYPQAPPSGLERTPYEAYDPIGKYATATRFSYTSQHSDYGQRFQQRMQTHV, from the exons GGACTCAGACCCGTTTCAGCCAGGAGCCAGCTGACCAGACCGTGGTGGCCGGACAGCGGGCCGTGCTCCCCTGTGTGCTGCTCAACTACTCTGGGATTGTGCAATGGACCAAGGACGGACTGGCTCTCGGCATGGGCCAAGGCCTCAAAG CCTGGCCTCGGTACCGGGTCGTGGGTTCCGCGGACGCCGGGCAGTACAACTTGGAGATCACAGACGCCGAGCTCTCTGATGATGCCTCCTACGAGTGCCAGGCCACGGAGGCCGCCCTGCGCTCCCGGAGGGCCAAGCTCACCGTGCTAA TCCCCCCAGAGGACACCAGGATTGATGGAGGCCCCGTGATCCTGCTGCAGGCAGGCACCCCTCACAACCTCACGTGCCGAGCCTTCAACGCTAAGCCTGCAGCCACCATCATCTGGTTCCGGGATGGGACACAGCAGGAGGGCGCCGTGGCTACCACG GAGTTGCTGAAGGATGGGAAGAGGGAGACCACCGTGAGCCAGCTGCTCATCAACCCCACAGACCTGGACATCGGGCGTGTCTTCACCTGCCGCAGCATGAACGAGGCCATCCCAAGTGGCAAGGAGACGTCCATCGAGCTTGACGTGCACC ACCCTCCCACAGTGACCCTgtccattgagccacagacggTACAGGAGGGTGAGCGTGTCGTCTTCACATGCCAGGCCACGGCCAACCCCGAGATCCTGGGCTATAG GTGGGCCAAGGGGGGGTTCTTGATTGAAGATGCCCATGAGAGTCGTTACGAGACAAACGTCGATTATTCCTTCTTCACGGAGCCTGTTTCTTGCGAGGTTCACAACAAAGTGGGGAGCACCAATGTCAGCACCCTAGTAAACGTCCACT TTGCCCCCCGGATCGTGGTTGACCCCAAACCCACAACCACAGACATTGGCTCTGATGTGACCCTCACCTGTGTCTGGGTTGGGAATCCCCCTCTCACCCTCACCTGGACCAAAAAGGACTCAAACATG GTCCTGAGTAACAGTAACCAGCTGCTGCTGAAGTCGGTGACTCAGGCAGATGCCGGCACCTACATCTGCCGGGCCATCGTGCCTCGAATTGGAGTGGCTGAGCGGGAGGTGCCACTTTATGTGAATG GGCCCCCTATTATCTCCAGCGAGGCGGTACAGTATGCTGTCCGGGGTGACGGCGGCAAGGTGGAGTGTTTCATTGGGAGCACACCGCCCCCGGACCGCATA gCCTGGGCATGGAAGGAGAACTTCCTGGAGGTAGGTACCCTGGAGCGCTATACAGTGGAGAGGACCAACTCAGGCAGCGGGGTGCTGTCCACACTCACCATCAACAACGTCATGGAGGCCGACTTTCAGACACACTACAATTGCACTGCCTGGAACAGCTTCGGACCGGGCACAGCCATCATCCAGCTAGAAGAGAGAG AGGTGTTACCTGTGGGCGTCATCGCCGGGGCCACCATCGGTGCGAGCATCCTGCTCATCTTCTTCTTCATTGCCCTGGTGTTCTTCCTCTACCGGCGCCGCAAAGGCA GTCGCAAGGATGTGACCTTGAGGAAGCTGGACATCAAAGTGGAGACAGTGAACCGAGAGCCACTCACGATGCATTCTGACCGGGAGGATGATACCACCAGTGTGTCCACAGCCACCCGGGTCATGAAGGCCATCTACTCG TCCTTTAAGGATGACGTGGACCTGAAGCAGGACCtgcgctgtgacaccatggaCACCCGAGAGGAGTATGAGATGAAG GACCCCACCAATGGTTACTACAATGTGCGTGCCCATGAAGACCGCCCCTCTTCCAGAGCCGTGCTCTATGCTGACTACCGCGCCCCTGGCCCTACCCGCTTCGACGGCCGCCCCTCTTCCCGACTCTCCCACTCCAGCGGCTATGCCCAGCTCAACACCTACAGCAGGGCCCCCACCTCTGACTACGGCCCTGAGCCCACACCCCCTGGCCCTGCCGCCCCAGCTGGCACTGACACCACCAGCCAGCTGTCCTACGAGAACTACGAGAAGTTCAACTCCCATCCCTTTCCTGGCGCAGCCGGGTACCCCACCTACCGGCTGGGCTACCCCCAAGCCCCGCCCTCCGGCCTGGAGAGGACCCCATACGAGGCTTATGATCCCATTGGCAAGTATGCCACGGCCACTCGGTTCTCCTACACCTCCCAGCACTCGGACTATGGCCAGCGGTTCCAGCAGCGCATGCAGACTCACGTGTAG
- the KIRREL1 gene encoding kin of IRRE-like protein 1 isoform X4, producing the protein MLSLLVWILTLSDTFSQGTQTRFSQEPADQTVVAGQRAVLPCVLLNYSGIVQWTKDGLALGMGQGLKAWPRYRVVGSADAGQYNLEITDAELSDDASYECQATEAALRSRRAKLTVLIPPEDTRIDGGPVILLQAGTPHNLTCRAFNAKPAATIIWFRDGTQQEGAVATTELLKDGKRETTVSQLLINPTDLDIGRVFTCRSMNEAIPSGKETSIELDVHHPPTVTLSIEPQTVQEGERVVFTCQATANPEILGYRWAKGGFLIEDAHESRYETNVDYSFFTEPVSCEVHNKVGSTNVSTLVNVHFAPRIVVDPKPTTTDIGSDVTLTCVWVGNPPLTLTWTKKDSNMGSRPPGSPPEAALSAQVLSNSNQLLLKSVTQADAGTYICRAIVPRIGVAEREVPLYVNGPPIISSEAVQYAVRGDGGKVECFIGSTPPPDRIAWAWKENFLEVGTLERYTVERTNSGSGVLSTLTINNVMEADFQTHYNCTAWNSFGPGTAIIQLEEREVLPVGVIAGATIGASILLIFFFIALVFFLYRRRKGSRKDVTLRKLDIKVETVNREPLTMHSDREDDTTSVSTATRVMKAIYSSFKDDVDLKQDLRCDTMDTREEYEMKKDTFSTLPSFPGGKNSQSFIPRMNNILS; encoded by the exons GGACTCAGACCCGTTTCAGCCAGGAGCCAGCTGACCAGACCGTGGTGGCCGGACAGCGGGCCGTGCTCCCCTGTGTGCTGCTCAACTACTCTGGGATTGTGCAATGGACCAAGGACGGACTGGCTCTCGGCATGGGCCAAGGCCTCAAAG CCTGGCCTCGGTACCGGGTCGTGGGTTCCGCGGACGCCGGGCAGTACAACTTGGAGATCACAGACGCCGAGCTCTCTGATGATGCCTCCTACGAGTGCCAGGCCACGGAGGCCGCCCTGCGCTCCCGGAGGGCCAAGCTCACCGTGCTAA TCCCCCCAGAGGACACCAGGATTGATGGAGGCCCCGTGATCCTGCTGCAGGCAGGCACCCCTCACAACCTCACGTGCCGAGCCTTCAACGCTAAGCCTGCAGCCACCATCATCTGGTTCCGGGATGGGACACAGCAGGAGGGCGCCGTGGCTACCACG GAGTTGCTGAAGGATGGGAAGAGGGAGACCACCGTGAGCCAGCTGCTCATCAACCCCACAGACCTGGACATCGGGCGTGTCTTCACCTGCCGCAGCATGAACGAGGCCATCCCAAGTGGCAAGGAGACGTCCATCGAGCTTGACGTGCACC ACCCTCCCACAGTGACCCTgtccattgagccacagacggTACAGGAGGGTGAGCGTGTCGTCTTCACATGCCAGGCCACGGCCAACCCCGAGATCCTGGGCTATAG GTGGGCCAAGGGGGGGTTCTTGATTGAAGATGCCCATGAGAGTCGTTACGAGACAAACGTCGATTATTCCTTCTTCACGGAGCCTGTTTCTTGCGAGGTTCACAACAAAGTGGGGAGCACCAATGTCAGCACCCTAGTAAACGTCCACT TTGCCCCCCGGATCGTGGTTGACCCCAAACCCACAACCACAGACATTGGCTCTGATGTGACCCTCACCTGTGTCTGGGTTGGGAATCCCCCTCTCACCCTCACCTGGACCAAAAAGGACTCAAACATG GGGTCCAGGCCTCCTGGCTCCCCACCCGAGGCTGCTCTCTCTGCCCAGGTCCTGAGTAACAGTAACCAGCTGCTGCTGAAGTCGGTGACTCAGGCAGATGCCGGCACCTACATCTGCCGGGCCATCGTGCCTCGAATTGGAGTGGCTGAGCGGGAGGTGCCACTTTATGTGAATG GGCCCCCTATTATCTCCAGCGAGGCGGTACAGTATGCTGTCCGGGGTGACGGCGGCAAGGTGGAGTGTTTCATTGGGAGCACACCGCCCCCGGACCGCATA gCCTGGGCATGGAAGGAGAACTTCCTGGAGGTAGGTACCCTGGAGCGCTATACAGTGGAGAGGACCAACTCAGGCAGCGGGGTGCTGTCCACACTCACCATCAACAACGTCATGGAGGCCGACTTTCAGACACACTACAATTGCACTGCCTGGAACAGCTTCGGACCGGGCACAGCCATCATCCAGCTAGAAGAGAGAG AGGTGTTACCTGTGGGCGTCATCGCCGGGGCCACCATCGGTGCGAGCATCCTGCTCATCTTCTTCTTCATTGCCCTGGTGTTCTTCCTCTACCGGCGCCGCAAAGGCA GTCGCAAGGATGTGACCTTGAGGAAGCTGGACATCAAAGTGGAGACAGTGAACCGAGAGCCACTCACGATGCATTCTGACCGGGAGGATGATACCACCAGTGTGTCCACAGCCACCCGGGTCATGAAGGCCATCTACTCG TCCTTTAAGGATGACGTGGACCTGAAGCAGGACCtgcgctgtgacaccatggaCACCCGAGAGGAGTATGAGATGAAG AAAGACACCTTCAGCACCCTCCCATCGTTCCCAGGTGGTAAAAATTCTCAGAGCTTCATCCCAAGAATGAACAATATTCTCTCCTGA
- the KIRREL1 gene encoding kin of IRRE-like protein 1 isoform X1, with product MLSLLVWILTLSDTFSQGTQTRFSQEPADQTVVAGQRAVLPCVLLNYSGIVQWTKDGLALGMGQGLKAWPRYRVVGSADAGQYNLEITDAELSDDASYECQATEAALRSRRAKLTVLIPPEDTRIDGGPVILLQAGTPHNLTCRAFNAKPAATIIWFRDGTQQEGAVATTELLKDGKRETTVSQLLINPTDLDIGRVFTCRSMNEAIPSGKETSIELDVHHPPTVTLSIEPQTVQEGERVVFTCQATANPEILGYRWAKGGFLIEDAHESRYETNVDYSFFTEPVSCEVHNKVGSTNVSTLVNVHFAPRIVVDPKPTTTDIGSDVTLTCVWVGNPPLTLTWTKKDSNMGSRPPGSPPEAALSAQVLSNSNQLLLKSVTQADAGTYICRAIVPRIGVAEREVPLYVNGPPIISSEAVQYAVRGDGGKVECFIGSTPPPDRIAWAWKENFLEVGTLERYTVERTNSGSGVLSTLTINNVMEADFQTHYNCTAWNSFGPGTAIIQLEEREVLPVGVIAGATIGASILLIFFFIALVFFLYRRRKGSRKDVTLRKLDIKVETVNREPLTMHSDREDDTTSVSTATRVMKAIYSSFKDDVDLKQDLRCDTMDTREEYEMKDPTNGYYNVRAHEDRPSSRAVLYADYRAPGPTRFDGRPSSRLSHSSGYAQLNTYSRAPTSDYGPEPTPPGPAAPAGTDTTSQLSYENYEKFNSHPFPGAAGYPTYRLGYPQAPPSGLERTPYEAYDPIGKYATATRFSYTSQHSDYGQRFQQRMQTHV from the exons GGACTCAGACCCGTTTCAGCCAGGAGCCAGCTGACCAGACCGTGGTGGCCGGACAGCGGGCCGTGCTCCCCTGTGTGCTGCTCAACTACTCTGGGATTGTGCAATGGACCAAGGACGGACTGGCTCTCGGCATGGGCCAAGGCCTCAAAG CCTGGCCTCGGTACCGGGTCGTGGGTTCCGCGGACGCCGGGCAGTACAACTTGGAGATCACAGACGCCGAGCTCTCTGATGATGCCTCCTACGAGTGCCAGGCCACGGAGGCCGCCCTGCGCTCCCGGAGGGCCAAGCTCACCGTGCTAA TCCCCCCAGAGGACACCAGGATTGATGGAGGCCCCGTGATCCTGCTGCAGGCAGGCACCCCTCACAACCTCACGTGCCGAGCCTTCAACGCTAAGCCTGCAGCCACCATCATCTGGTTCCGGGATGGGACACAGCAGGAGGGCGCCGTGGCTACCACG GAGTTGCTGAAGGATGGGAAGAGGGAGACCACCGTGAGCCAGCTGCTCATCAACCCCACAGACCTGGACATCGGGCGTGTCTTCACCTGCCGCAGCATGAACGAGGCCATCCCAAGTGGCAAGGAGACGTCCATCGAGCTTGACGTGCACC ACCCTCCCACAGTGACCCTgtccattgagccacagacggTACAGGAGGGTGAGCGTGTCGTCTTCACATGCCAGGCCACGGCCAACCCCGAGATCCTGGGCTATAG GTGGGCCAAGGGGGGGTTCTTGATTGAAGATGCCCATGAGAGTCGTTACGAGACAAACGTCGATTATTCCTTCTTCACGGAGCCTGTTTCTTGCGAGGTTCACAACAAAGTGGGGAGCACCAATGTCAGCACCCTAGTAAACGTCCACT TTGCCCCCCGGATCGTGGTTGACCCCAAACCCACAACCACAGACATTGGCTCTGATGTGACCCTCACCTGTGTCTGGGTTGGGAATCCCCCTCTCACCCTCACCTGGACCAAAAAGGACTCAAACATG GGGTCCAGGCCTCCTGGCTCCCCACCCGAGGCTGCTCTCTCTGCCCAGGTCCTGAGTAACAGTAACCAGCTGCTGCTGAAGTCGGTGACTCAGGCAGATGCCGGCACCTACATCTGCCGGGCCATCGTGCCTCGAATTGGAGTGGCTGAGCGGGAGGTGCCACTTTATGTGAATG GGCCCCCTATTATCTCCAGCGAGGCGGTACAGTATGCTGTCCGGGGTGACGGCGGCAAGGTGGAGTGTTTCATTGGGAGCACACCGCCCCCGGACCGCATA gCCTGGGCATGGAAGGAGAACTTCCTGGAGGTAGGTACCCTGGAGCGCTATACAGTGGAGAGGACCAACTCAGGCAGCGGGGTGCTGTCCACACTCACCATCAACAACGTCATGGAGGCCGACTTTCAGACACACTACAATTGCACTGCCTGGAACAGCTTCGGACCGGGCACAGCCATCATCCAGCTAGAAGAGAGAG AGGTGTTACCTGTGGGCGTCATCGCCGGGGCCACCATCGGTGCGAGCATCCTGCTCATCTTCTTCTTCATTGCCCTGGTGTTCTTCCTCTACCGGCGCCGCAAAGGCA GTCGCAAGGATGTGACCTTGAGGAAGCTGGACATCAAAGTGGAGACAGTGAACCGAGAGCCACTCACGATGCATTCTGACCGGGAGGATGATACCACCAGTGTGTCCACAGCCACCCGGGTCATGAAGGCCATCTACTCG TCCTTTAAGGATGACGTGGACCTGAAGCAGGACCtgcgctgtgacaccatggaCACCCGAGAGGAGTATGAGATGAAG GACCCCACCAATGGTTACTACAATGTGCGTGCCCATGAAGACCGCCCCTCTTCCAGAGCCGTGCTCTATGCTGACTACCGCGCCCCTGGCCCTACCCGCTTCGACGGCCGCCCCTCTTCCCGACTCTCCCACTCCAGCGGCTATGCCCAGCTCAACACCTACAGCAGGGCCCCCACCTCTGACTACGGCCCTGAGCCCACACCCCCTGGCCCTGCCGCCCCAGCTGGCACTGACACCACCAGCCAGCTGTCCTACGAGAACTACGAGAAGTTCAACTCCCATCCCTTTCCTGGCGCAGCCGGGTACCCCACCTACCGGCTGGGCTACCCCCAAGCCCCGCCCTCCGGCCTGGAGAGGACCCCATACGAGGCTTATGATCCCATTGGCAAGTATGCCACGGCCACTCGGTTCTCCTACACCTCCCAGCACTCGGACTATGGCCAGCGGTTCCAGCAGCGCATGCAGACTCACGTGTAG
- the KIRREL1 gene encoding kin of IRRE-like protein 1 isoform X3, whose translation MGQGLKAWPRYRVVGSADAGQYNLEITDAELSDDASYECQATEAALRSRRAKLTVLIPPEDTRIDGGPVILLQAGTPHNLTCRAFNAKPAATIIWFRDGTQQEGAVATTELLKDGKRETTVSQLLINPTDLDIGRVFTCRSMNEAIPSGKETSIELDVHHPPTVTLSIEPQTVQEGERVVFTCQATANPEILGYRWAKGGFLIEDAHESRYETNVDYSFFTEPVSCEVHNKVGSTNVSTLVNVHFAPRIVVDPKPTTTDIGSDVTLTCVWVGNPPLTLTWTKKDSNMGSRPPGSPPEAALSAQVLSNSNQLLLKSVTQADAGTYICRAIVPRIGVAEREVPLYVNGPPIISSEAVQYAVRGDGGKVECFIGSTPPPDRIAWAWKENFLEVGTLERYTVERTNSGSGVLSTLTINNVMEADFQTHYNCTAWNSFGPGTAIIQLEEREVLPVGVIAGATIGASILLIFFFIALVFFLYRRRKGSRKDVTLRKLDIKVETVNREPLTMHSDREDDTTSVSTATRVMKAIYSSFKDDVDLKQDLRCDTMDTREEYEMKDPTNGYYNVRAHEDRPSSRAVLYADYRAPGPTRFDGRPSSRLSHSSGYAQLNTYSRAPTSDYGPEPTPPGPAAPAGTDTTSQLSYENYEKFNSHPFPGAAGYPTYRLGYPQAPPSGLERTPYEAYDPIGKYATATRFSYTSQHSDYGQRFQQRMQTHV comes from the exons ATGGGCCAAGGCCTCAAAG CCTGGCCTCGGTACCGGGTCGTGGGTTCCGCGGACGCCGGGCAGTACAACTTGGAGATCACAGACGCCGAGCTCTCTGATGATGCCTCCTACGAGTGCCAGGCCACGGAGGCCGCCCTGCGCTCCCGGAGGGCCAAGCTCACCGTGCTAA TCCCCCCAGAGGACACCAGGATTGATGGAGGCCCCGTGATCCTGCTGCAGGCAGGCACCCCTCACAACCTCACGTGCCGAGCCTTCAACGCTAAGCCTGCAGCCACCATCATCTGGTTCCGGGATGGGACACAGCAGGAGGGCGCCGTGGCTACCACG GAGTTGCTGAAGGATGGGAAGAGGGAGACCACCGTGAGCCAGCTGCTCATCAACCCCACAGACCTGGACATCGGGCGTGTCTTCACCTGCCGCAGCATGAACGAGGCCATCCCAAGTGGCAAGGAGACGTCCATCGAGCTTGACGTGCACC ACCCTCCCACAGTGACCCTgtccattgagccacagacggTACAGGAGGGTGAGCGTGTCGTCTTCACATGCCAGGCCACGGCCAACCCCGAGATCCTGGGCTATAG GTGGGCCAAGGGGGGGTTCTTGATTGAAGATGCCCATGAGAGTCGTTACGAGACAAACGTCGATTATTCCTTCTTCACGGAGCCTGTTTCTTGCGAGGTTCACAACAAAGTGGGGAGCACCAATGTCAGCACCCTAGTAAACGTCCACT TTGCCCCCCGGATCGTGGTTGACCCCAAACCCACAACCACAGACATTGGCTCTGATGTGACCCTCACCTGTGTCTGGGTTGGGAATCCCCCTCTCACCCTCACCTGGACCAAAAAGGACTCAAACATG GGGTCCAGGCCTCCTGGCTCCCCACCCGAGGCTGCTCTCTCTGCCCAGGTCCTGAGTAACAGTAACCAGCTGCTGCTGAAGTCGGTGACTCAGGCAGATGCCGGCACCTACATCTGCCGGGCCATCGTGCCTCGAATTGGAGTGGCTGAGCGGGAGGTGCCACTTTATGTGAATG GGCCCCCTATTATCTCCAGCGAGGCGGTACAGTATGCTGTCCGGGGTGACGGCGGCAAGGTGGAGTGTTTCATTGGGAGCACACCGCCCCCGGACCGCATA gCCTGGGCATGGAAGGAGAACTTCCTGGAGGTAGGTACCCTGGAGCGCTATACAGTGGAGAGGACCAACTCAGGCAGCGGGGTGCTGTCCACACTCACCATCAACAACGTCATGGAGGCCGACTTTCAGACACACTACAATTGCACTGCCTGGAACAGCTTCGGACCGGGCACAGCCATCATCCAGCTAGAAGAGAGAG AGGTGTTACCTGTGGGCGTCATCGCCGGGGCCACCATCGGTGCGAGCATCCTGCTCATCTTCTTCTTCATTGCCCTGGTGTTCTTCCTCTACCGGCGCCGCAAAGGCA GTCGCAAGGATGTGACCTTGAGGAAGCTGGACATCAAAGTGGAGACAGTGAACCGAGAGCCACTCACGATGCATTCTGACCGGGAGGATGATACCACCAGTGTGTCCACAGCCACCCGGGTCATGAAGGCCATCTACTCG TCCTTTAAGGATGACGTGGACCTGAAGCAGGACCtgcgctgtgacaccatggaCACCCGAGAGGAGTATGAGATGAAG GACCCCACCAATGGTTACTACAATGTGCGTGCCCATGAAGACCGCCCCTCTTCCAGAGCCGTGCTCTATGCTGACTACCGCGCCCCTGGCCCTACCCGCTTCGACGGCCGCCCCTCTTCCCGACTCTCCCACTCCAGCGGCTATGCCCAGCTCAACACCTACAGCAGGGCCCCCACCTCTGACTACGGCCCTGAGCCCACACCCCCTGGCCCTGCCGCCCCAGCTGGCACTGACACCACCAGCCAGCTGTCCTACGAGAACTACGAGAAGTTCAACTCCCATCCCTTTCCTGGCGCAGCCGGGTACCCCACCTACCGGCTGGGCTACCCCCAAGCCCCGCCCTCCGGCCTGGAGAGGACCCCATACGAGGCTTATGATCCCATTGGCAAGTATGCCACGGCCACTCGGTTCTCCTACACCTCCCAGCACTCGGACTATGGCCAGCGGTTCCAGCAGCGCATGCAGACTCACGTGTAG